In Manis pentadactyla isolate mManPen7 chromosome 3, mManPen7.hap1, whole genome shotgun sequence, a single window of DNA contains:
- the LOC118931895 gene encoding LOW QUALITY PROTEIN: uncharacterized protein LOC118931895 (The sequence of the model RefSeq protein was modified relative to this genomic sequence to represent the inferred CDS: inserted 2 bases in 1 codon), which translates to MSPSEAQKILSHDLSGMPFPEGADLRVEAPQPVFMCKEVREEEEDPESLAELLPCSAEFLVHVLYIPGMCMKPGKQFTDLKDLEWRYYKGIVKWKHYTADSFINIKYNSEKRFVGXMPGVISPPLVHRSLIIYPQVDYPKKVTS; encoded by the exons ATGTCGCCTAGTGAAGCACAGAAGATACTTAGTCATGACCTCAGTGGCATGCCATTCCCCGAGGGAGCTGACCTGAGGGTGGAAGCCCCCCAGCCTGTTTTCATGTGCAAGGAGgttagggaggaggaggaagatccAGAATCTCTGGCGGAGCTCCTGCCCTGCAGC GCAGAATTTCTGGTCCATGTCTTGTATATTCCAGGAATGTGCATGAAGCCAG gaaaacaattcacgGATCTAAAGGATCTGGAATGGAGATACTACAAAGGGATTGTGAAGTGGAAGCACTATACTGCAGATTCATTCATAAACATAAAATACAATAGTGAGAAGAGATTTGTAGG GATGCCTGGTGTTATTTCTCCCCCTCTAGTTCATAGGTCTTTGATAATTTACCCTCAGGTTGACTATCCAAAAAAAGTAActtcttaa